GGACTTGATTGTACATATCATTATATCTCGCGGAGAATAGGCAATAATGACTCATTGTCGTGTGTAGCGTATACCATATCGAATTTGTCTATGTATGGAACATTTACAAGAGCGGATGCTTCATACCGCCTACAATGTGTTGGTTCGAGTCAGAGAAGATGAAAGAACTGAATGAGAGACTTCACAGGATGACGCTGTAAAGTGATATCCCTTTCTGTACCGATCCCTTGCCGTAGGATTGTGACTTGAAGAACCTGGAGAATCGAGACATTACCATGCCACTGCAGTTCTCGCCGGTTATTTTGCGCGATTACCATTTTTCTTCTTTGCGTCAGCGTTTGTTCGAATCGTTGGACCAATTCAATATCTGGCCATCGGACAGCGGCGCACGTATTCTCGTCAAACCCAATCTCAACGCTAATATGAATGCCCTGACGGGCAATACGACGGACCTACGACTTCTTGCCGCTATCATAGGCTATCTCAAAGCCCGAGGCTATCGACATATCACCCTCGGTGAGGGCACAAATTCGGGCTACTATCGGGCCAAAATCGGCGTTATTGAACGCTTGATGGTTGATCGATTGGCCCGACATTTCGATGTCGAGCTTATCGACTTCAATTATGCGCCAGGACGTCCCATTGATTTTGAGCAAGGGGAAACGGCCATGGTGGCTGCTCCATGTCTGGAATCGGATTTTTTCGTCAATGTGCCGAAATTAAAGACCCATAGTGAAGCACTGATGAGCGGTTGCCTCAAAAATCTCGTTGGCTGTCTCGTGGGGCAAGAGAGCAAAAAGAAAACACATCAAAGCCTGGCTGCCAATATTTGTAATATAAACGTGGCGGTGCGTCCGCATCTGCATATCGTTGATGCCCTTGTCGCTATGGAAGGTTTGGGACCAACGC
This genomic window from Desulfovibrio inopinatus DSM 10711 contains:
- a CDS encoding DUF362 domain-containing protein produces the protein MPLQFSPVILRDYHFSSLRQRLFESLDQFNIWPSDSGARILVKPNLNANMNALTGNTTDLRLLAAIIGYLKARGYRHITLGEGTNSGYYRAKIGVIERLMVDRLARHFDVELIDFNYAPGRPIDFEQGETAMVAAPCLESDFFVNVPKLKTHSEALMSGCLKNLVGCLVGQESKKKTHQSLAANICNINVAVRPHLHIVDALVAMEGLGPTRGTPVVLDSLIIGTDPFVIDWVLARIMQFDPQAVPVLAEAEKRGQLDEEKRHTAESVDVSAVSRPFAPPQPGRLAAFIHHPRRQKYFMAVRNAPFVKAMADTALFGKFMVALGLRQDVFISQDMRLERLVYDPARCTNCGQCLKYCPLGNDPRNKTEDDPCLGCLYCFMVCPHVAYTFEGEMGFLEEQMRQYDHLIRAFETCDRQSVDPTS